The DNA window GGCTCTTGAGATAGAACATGAACGGCGACGGATTGATGATCCGCAGCGCGCGGTACACATCCAGCGGCGCGACGGACGACTCCACGCGCAGCCGCTGGCTCGGCACGAACTGGAAGATGTCGCCGGCCCGGATGTACTCCTTACCCGCCGACACCGCCGCTTCGTACTCGTCGCGGGTCATGTTGCTGGCGAACTTCAGCGTCGAAGGCGCGGTGGGATCGATCTCGCCGAGTTTCAGCGACGTCGGCTGCTGCAGGCGCGTGACCAGGTCGTCCACGCGGCGGCAGGCGTCGGCATACGCGGCTTCGATTGAGGCCGCATCCCCCTTCTTCTGCGTGCCGCTTACCGCGTTCTGCTTGCCATCCACGAACGCGTTCGCCACCACCTTGATCGTCTTATCGACGCTGTCGAAGATGACCAGCTCGCCGTACAGGCCGAACAGGATGTCCGGCACTTTGCGATCGTCCCGGGGCGGCGCGGGGAGTTTCTCTCCTTCGTAATAGCGAATGGTGTCGTAGCCGGCGTAACCCACCAGGCCGCCGGTAAAGCTCGGGAGTTTGTGCGACCGGTGGAATCGGCCGGTCGGCATCAGCTTGTGCAGGTCGGCCAGTGGATCGGTCGTCTGGAACGTGCGTGTCAGCGGGTCGGCGGCTGACTGCAGGCGATGGGTGCCCGGCCGGCTGACCTTGGCAATACCGTTCGACACTTCGTACACCCAGGCCGGCGCGGTCGCGATAAAGCTGTACCGCCCGATCTTCTCCCCGCCGACAACGCTTTCCAGAAGGAAGGCGTGATCGTCACGGCCGAGAACTTCGAACGCGCTGACCGGCGTCAACCGATCGGCCAGGAGTTGGCGGTAAACAGGCACGATATCGGCCGACGCGGCCGCCGCGCGAAAGCCGTCAAGATCAGGAAAGTAACGCCGCATGATGGGCAGGATTGTAGGGATCGCGGGGGAAGTGGCTACTGGGGCGATTTGCGCCGCGCCGATGCGACCGAACTTTTGCAGACGCGACGGGGCGTCGCCTCCTGTGGGGTCCGCATTGGCGGACGCGGGCAACATGCGATTGCGAAGGATATTGACGACGAGGAAGTATCACGAACGCGAAAAGCCGACGCATCGAACCGAAACATCGAACCGACGCGTCCGCCAAGGCGGACCCGACGACTCTCGCTCACTCCTTCGCCGGCTGCCCCATCCCCTTGATCTTCCGGGCCAATTCCAGCAGGTTCTGCCGGTCGGCGGCGGGTGCGGTGGCGGTCACGTCTGCCAGCAGCTTGATTGACGTCTCCAGCAGCGGATCGTTCGACGGATCGGCACGCCGCAGGCTCAGTCCGAGGGCGGCGGCGCCGGCGGCGGCGCGGAAGTCGGGGCTGGCCAGCTCGATTGCCTGAGCTT is part of the Humisphaera borealis genome and encodes:
- the trpE gene encoding anthranilate synthase component I, which gives rise to MRRYFPDLDGFRAAAASADIVPVYRQLLADRLTPVSAFEVLGRDDHAFLLESVVGGEKIGRYSFIATAPAWVYEVSNGIAKVSRPGTHRLQSAADPLTRTFQTTDPLADLHKLMPTGRFHRSHKLPSFTGGLVGYAGYDTIRYYEGEKLPAPPRDDRKVPDILFGLYGELVIFDSVDKTIKVVANAFVDGKQNAVSGTQKKGDAASIEAAYADACRRVDDLVTRLQQPTSLKLGEIDPTAPSTLKFASNMTRDEYEAAVSAGKEYIRAGDIFQFVPSQRLRVESSVAPLDVYRALRIINPSPFMFYLKSPACTLIGSSPEILCRVENGVATTRPLAGTRKRGANPTEDKLLEAELLADPKERAEHIMLVDLHRNDIGRVCKIGSVKVDDVMTVERYSHVMHITTNVTGQLEDGMTSFDALRVSLPVGTVSGAPKIRAMQIIDEMEPTRRGPYAGAVGYVDLAGDMDTCIALRTIVWQQGKYDVQVGAGVVADSVPASEYEETINKAKAMLKAVEIAQEGF